One segment of Aquimarina sp. BL5 DNA contains the following:
- a CDS encoding PLP-dependent transferase, with translation MGVNKMLNYIKDVLENMPTNWLNLTTHRLDIYDEKLAKTQFLEQFESLFNNNNSETSSLAELPTAYDYIRLGHPLSCVLEWGIANLNSLKPENVISFSSKTIPILAILRKNVFDNKHTQIIYTNELPRFFDAEVLKNVYGYEFDLKHIEDVSAIPNFNGSTILISEEDEINTIGLIPNVDFFISMYPNLGSVLLINGEQNQSYISEIQHVRRRETIAMTPANCLIALQALTKNSSFDSKKSNVETNKTSVLDSILSITGTNTKPLVGSSGLSIQYAIMMGLVHDAQEKHNGKAIKFVVPPNCYGGTNDQARRVAACIDNVEVMDLPVDGDNDMVQSIDVVLDKIAKEDAIPYIIAEIPTNPRVEVPDLIQLKETLSKVRKTAAGEIAVDPVFILDQTFCPNVLFLGEGEILSTVRAISYASGSKFPSGGQCTAGYVVGNKKAEALMEKIEFHLNLCDNEATALQYEILAKQLPSMNQRIIDAYHNTREFVNFINDTLPEAKINFVSEELAEQGFTPSVFSLDLPTKGKTDEEKESYKRALNHKLINLMITEIPNESKYCVSYGQLKGCYWTIPATSTQGTTKEGDKDYIARVALSPDMDLELHKKVFLDFVEKI, from the coding sequence ATGGGAGTAAATAAAATGCTAAATTATATTAAAGATGTATTAGAAAATATGCCAACTAATTGGTTAAATCTGACTACGCATCGACTAGATATTTATGATGAAAAACTGGCAAAAACTCAGTTCTTAGAACAGTTTGAATCCTTATTTAATAACAATAATTCTGAAACATCATCACTAGCCGAATTACCAACGGCTTATGATTATATTCGATTAGGTCACCCATTATCTTGTGTCCTAGAATGGGGAATCGCTAATTTAAACAGTTTAAAACCAGAAAATGTAATCAGTTTTTCTTCAAAGACAATTCCTATTCTGGCAATTCTAAGAAAAAACGTATTTGATAATAAACACACCCAAATTATTTATACAAATGAATTACCTCGTTTTTTTGATGCGGAAGTATTAAAGAATGTATATGGTTATGAGTTTGATTTAAAACATATTGAGGATGTTTCAGCCATTCCTAATTTTAATGGCAGTACTATTTTAATTTCTGAAGAAGATGAAATTAACACTATTGGTCTTATTCCAAATGTTGACTTTTTTATAAGTATGTATCCTAACTTAGGAAGTGTTTTATTAATAAATGGAGAACAAAATCAAAGTTACATTTCAGAAATTCAGCATGTAAGAAGAAGAGAGACCATCGCTATGACACCGGCTAATTGTCTTATTGCATTACAGGCACTAACAAAGAATTCTTCTTTTGATAGTAAGAAAAGTAATGTAGAGACAAACAAAACAAGTGTTCTAGATTCAATTTTATCAATTACCGGAACAAACACAAAACCACTAGTTGGTTCTAGCGGCTTATCTATTCAGTATGCGATTATGATGGGGTTAGTTCATGATGCACAGGAAAAACATAATGGAAAGGCTATCAAATTTGTTGTTCCACCAAATTGTTATGGAGGAACAAATGATCAAGCAAGACGAGTTGCTGCTTGTATTGATAATGTAGAGGTGATGGACTTACCAGTGGATGGTGATAATGATATGGTGCAAAGTATAGATGTCGTTTTAGATAAAATTGCTAAGGAAGATGCTATCCCTTATATAATTGCCGAAATCCCTACGAATCCTAGAGTAGAAGTTCCTGATCTAATACAATTGAAAGAGACTTTAAGTAAAGTACGTAAAACTGCAGCTGGTGAAATTGCTGTCGATCCCGTTTTTATTTTGGATCAAACGTTTTGCCCAAACGTGCTCTTTTTGGGGGAAGGTGAAATACTCTCTACGGTTCGCGCTATTTCGTACGCTAGTGGATCAAAATTTCCAAGTGGAGGACAATGTACAGCTGGCTATGTGGTGGGGAATAAAAAAGCAGAAGCTTTAATGGAAAAAATAGAATTCCATCTTAATCTTTGTGATAATGAAGCAACAGCACTACAATATGAGATATTGGCAAAACAGCTGCCTTCAATGAATCAAAGAATTATTGATGCGTACCACAATACCCGTGAGTTTGTGAATTTTATTAATGATACTTTACCAGAGGCAAAAATTAATTTTGTTTCGGAGGAATTGGCAGAGCAAGGGTTTACTCCATCTGTGTTTTCATTAGATCTACCAACCAAAGGTAAGACCGACGAAGAAAAAGAATCTTACAAAAGAGCATTGAATCATAAATTAATCAATTTAATGATTACAGAAATCCCCAATGAAAGTAAATACTGTGTGAGCTATGGGCAGTTAAAGGGATGTTATTGGACAATACCAGCGACATCTACCCAAGGAACAACTAAAGAGGGTGACAAGGATTATATCGCTCGTGTCGCACTTTCACCTGACATGGATCTAGAACTTCATAAAAAAGTTTTTTTAGATTTTGTAGAAAAAATTTGA
- a CDS encoding nucleoside deaminase: protein MTEEDKKFMRRAIELAENGMDSNTGGPFGAVIVKNGKIIAEGCNKVTSQNDPTAHAEVDAIRTACKKLNTFQLEDCIIYTSCEPCPMCLGAIYWARPKKVFYGCTREDAADIEFDDQLIYDEIAVGIDNRQIEFTNVLRDEALKVFQKWDSKTDRTEY, encoded by the coding sequence ATGACAGAAGAGGATAAGAAATTTATGAGACGTGCGATTGAGCTAGCAGAAAATGGTATGGATTCTAATACAGGAGGTCCGTTTGGAGCGGTGATTGTAAAAAATGGAAAAATAATAGCAGAAGGATGTAATAAGGTTACCTCTCAGAATGATCCTACTGCGCATGCAGAAGTAGATGCCATTCGTACAGCTTGCAAAAAATTAAATACTTTTCAGTTAGAAGATTGTATCATTTATACTTCTTGTGAACCATGTCCTATGTGTTTAGGAGCTATCTATTGGGCTAGACCTAAAAAAGTGTTTTATGGCTGTACCCGAGAAGATGCTGCAGATATCGAATTTGATGATCAATTAATTTATGATGAGATTGCGGTGGGCATTGATAATAGACAAATAGAGTTTACCAACGTGCTGCGTGATGAAGCGTTAAAAGTTTTTCAAAAATGGGACTCGAAAACTGATAGAACCGAATATTAG
- a CDS encoding XdhC family protein, with protein sequence MEFWQHLLSKLQDTQNVYLLTVIENIGSSPGRRGFKMLVAEDGFIFGSIGGGVMEFSLVEEAKKLLQTGDLKIFLKKQVHQGHKQNGSGMICSGEQTVVFHPLNIAHVPVVEAILDCLRNNGKGTFVVTPTSINFSKDQLANAFEYKIASSLDWFFKEHIGYRSTLYIVGGGHLSVAVSELFVTLGFYVVVFDNREQLNTLELNTSAHQKLILDFNEIANYIPEGPDNYVAIMTNRYTDDKLVLSKLIRKNFAYIGVLGSTAKLKTMWEVLQKEGITISQLNEIHAPIGLAIKSQTPNEIAVSIAAQVIKIKNVNQ encoded by the coding sequence ATGGAATTCTGGCAACATCTTTTATCAAAATTACAAGATACCCAAAACGTATACTTACTAACGGTTATAGAAAATATTGGGAGCTCTCCTGGGAGAAGGGGATTTAAAATGCTGGTTGCTGAAGACGGTTTTATTTTTGGCTCTATAGGAGGAGGCGTTATGGAATTTTCATTAGTAGAAGAGGCGAAAAAATTACTACAAACTGGTGATCTCAAAATATTCCTAAAAAAGCAAGTTCACCAAGGTCACAAACAAAATGGCTCTGGAATGATTTGCTCTGGAGAACAAACGGTGGTCTTCCACCCATTAAACATAGCACACGTTCCTGTGGTTGAAGCTATTTTAGATTGTTTGCGAAACAATGGAAAAGGCACGTTTGTCGTAACACCTACTTCGATCAATTTTTCTAAAGACCAACTAGCTAATGCATTCGAATATAAGATAGCATCATCTTTAGATTGGTTTTTTAAAGAACATATAGGGTATAGAAGTACATTATATATTGTTGGTGGAGGACACTTGAGTGTCGCAGTTTCTGAGTTGTTTGTTACTCTTGGGTTTTATGTGGTGGTTTTTGATAATCGAGAACAGCTAAATACACTCGAATTAAACACAAGCGCGCACCAGAAGTTAATATTAGATTTCAATGAGATAGCGAATTATATTCCTGAGGGTCCAGACAATTATGTAGCTATTATGACTAACAGATACACTGATGATAAATTAGTACTTAGTAAACTTATTAGAAAAAACTTTGCATACATAGGTGTGCTTGGGAGTACAGCAAAACTAAAAACAATGTGGGAGGTTTTACAAAAAGAAGGTATTACAATCTCTCAATTGAACGAGATTCACGCACCTATAGGACTTGCTATAAAAAGTCAAACCCCAAATGAAATTGCAGTAAGCATTGCTGCTCAGGTTATTAAAATAAAAAATGTGAACCAATAA